A genomic stretch from Bradyrhizobium quebecense includes:
- the trxA gene encoding thioredoxin has translation MTIMEQGGPTPEAAPDLIKETTTQTFVKDVIEESRRQPVMIDFWAPWCGPCRQLTPMLEKAVRNAKGRVKLVKMNIDEHPQIPGQMGIQSIPAVIAFVGGQPADGFMGAVPESQINAFIEKITKGVPAAGEPNLAEILAEADAVLAEGDVEGAAQTYAEVLAHDATNIAALAGLAKCYVTSGAVEQAKQTLAMVPESKRNDAAVKAVQAAIDLAEQAQSVGPIAELEQKVAANPLDHQARFDLATALNAMNKRTEATEQLLAIVKRDRKWNDDGARKQLVQFFEAWGGTDEATVEGRRRLSTILFS, from the coding sequence GTGACGATAATGGAGCAGGGCGGCCCCACGCCCGAGGCAGCGCCCGATCTGATCAAGGAGACGACGACCCAGACCTTCGTCAAGGACGTCATCGAGGAATCGCGCCGCCAGCCGGTCATGATCGACTTCTGGGCGCCGTGGTGCGGTCCGTGCCGCCAACTCACCCCAATGCTGGAAAAGGCGGTTCGCAACGCCAAGGGCCGGGTCAAGCTGGTCAAGATGAACATCGACGAGCATCCGCAGATCCCCGGCCAGATGGGCATCCAGTCGATCCCGGCCGTGATCGCCTTCGTGGGCGGCCAGCCCGCCGATGGCTTCATGGGCGCGGTGCCGGAGAGCCAGATCAACGCCTTCATCGAGAAGATCACCAAGGGCGTGCCCGCCGCCGGCGAGCCCAATCTTGCGGAGATCCTGGCCGAGGCCGACGCCGTGCTGGCCGAGGGCGACGTCGAGGGTGCGGCGCAGACCTATGCCGAGGTGCTTGCGCACGACGCCACCAACATCGCGGCGCTGGCCGGCCTCGCCAAGTGCTACGTCACGTCGGGCGCGGTCGAACAGGCCAAGCAGACGCTCGCGATGGTGCCGGAATCCAAGCGCAATGATGCCGCGGTGAAGGCGGTGCAGGCGGCGATCGATCTTGCCGAACAGGCCCAGTCGGTCGGCCCGATCGCGGAGCTGGAACAGAAAGTCGCGGCAAACCCGCTCGACCATCAGGCCCGATTCGATCTCGCGACCGCGCTCAATGCCATGAACAAGCGCACGGAGGCGACCGAGCAGCTGCTCGCGATCGTCAAGCGTGACCGCAAGTGGAACGACGACGGCGCGCGCAAGCAGCTGGTGCAGTTCTTCGAGGCGTGGGGCGGCACCGATGAGGCAACCGTCGAGGGGCGCAGGCGGTTGTCGACGATTCTATTCTCGTAA
- a CDS encoding PQQ-dependent sugar dehydrogenase, with the protein MKSAFNRSILAFAAIALLAGTTFANAQQQTDKNRALKKYESGTKEFWTHPPDDWFLGDETEAQKGLAPPSGPPTGASDAELATMMKKIKLPPGFKIEVYASNVLAARQMAWGDKGTLFVGSFGLGNVYAIKDNNGKKEVKTILKGLNMPTGLAFRDGALYVIAVDKLIKYDNAEANLDNLGSGKVVYDDMPSYAAHGWKYIAVDKDGWFYIPFGPPFNIGIPPTSVSQIRRVDPKTGNAEIWALGVRNSVGGDVDPRTGKYWFTENARDWISDDLPSDKLNMISKIGEHFGYPYCHQGNLPDTKFAMGHKCSEFTPPVYNLGAHVAPLGMKFYTGSQFPAEYKNSILIAEHGSWNRHKYQGGRIVKITASPDGKNAKQEIFASGWIEGDQGYLGRPADILLDKDGSILVADDWAGAIYRISYSKK; encoded by the coding sequence ATGAAATCGGCTTTCAATCGATCCATACTTGCGTTCGCGGCGATCGCGCTGCTGGCGGGGACAACCTTCGCCAATGCGCAGCAACAAACCGACAAGAACCGGGCGCTGAAGAAGTACGAATCCGGTACCAAGGAATTCTGGACCCATCCGCCGGATGACTGGTTCCTCGGCGACGAGACCGAAGCGCAGAAGGGTCTTGCCCCGCCGTCCGGTCCGCCGACCGGCGCATCCGACGCCGAACTCGCCACCATGATGAAGAAGATCAAGCTGCCGCCGGGCTTCAAGATCGAGGTCTATGCCTCGAACGTGCTCGCGGCGCGGCAGATGGCCTGGGGCGACAAGGGCACGCTGTTCGTCGGCTCGTTCGGCCTCGGCAACGTCTATGCGATCAAGGACAACAACGGCAAGAAAGAGGTCAAGACCATCCTGAAGGGCCTCAACATGCCGACCGGCCTCGCGTTCCGCGATGGCGCGCTGTACGTCATCGCGGTCGACAAGCTGATCAAGTACGACAATGCCGAAGCCAATCTCGACAATCTCGGCAGCGGCAAGGTGGTGTATGACGACATGCCGTCGTATGCGGCGCATGGCTGGAAATACATCGCCGTCGACAAGGACGGCTGGTTCTACATTCCATTCGGACCTCCCTTCAACATCGGCATCCCGCCGACCTCGGTGTCGCAGATCCGCCGCGTCGACCCCAAGACCGGCAATGCGGAGATCTGGGCGCTCGGCGTGCGCAACTCGGTCGGCGGCGACGTCGATCCGCGCACCGGCAAGTACTGGTTCACCGAAAACGCCCGCGACTGGATCAGCGACGATCTGCCGAGCGACAAGCTCAACATGATCTCGAAGATCGGCGAGCATTTCGGCTATCCCTATTGTCACCAGGGCAACCTGCCGGACACCAAATTCGCGATGGGTCACAAGTGCTCGGAGTTCACCCCGCCGGTCTACAATCTCGGCGCCCACGTGGCTCCGCTCGGCATGAAGTTCTATACCGGCAGCCAATTCCCGGCCGAATACAAGAACAGCATCCTGATCGCCGAGCACGGCTCCTGGAACCGGCACAAGTATCAGGGCGGCCGCATCGTGAAGATCACCGCGAGCCCCGACGGCAAGAATGCCAAGCAGGAGATCTTCGCTTCCGGCTGGATCGAGGGTGACCAGGGCTATCTCGGCCGTCCCGCCGACATCCTGCTCGACAAGGATGGCTCCATCCTCGTTGCCGACGACTGGGCCGGTGCGATCTATCGCATCAGCTACAGCAAGAAGTAA
- a CDS encoding SRPBCC family protein, producing MAKAYYSTVYEQPAGEVWKIIRDFNNYPVWVHGAGTSEIEDGKSGDTIGAVRNVLYRERRIRQRLLAQSDVERFQTYEFAGPPTLPMTDFSATLRVTPVVDGDRAFIEWWAVFDCDADRRVELVQKLTGWFETWLESLRDEMALRLVPAET from the coding sequence ATGGCAAAGGCCTATTACAGCACCGTGTACGAGCAGCCGGCCGGCGAGGTCTGGAAAATCATCCGCGATTTCAACAATTACCCGGTCTGGGTCCACGGTGCGGGCACCAGCGAGATCGAGGACGGCAAGTCCGGCGACACGATCGGCGCCGTGCGCAACGTCCTGTACCGGGAACGGCGGATCCGGCAGCGGCTGCTCGCACAGTCCGACGTCGAGCGCTTTCAGACCTACGAATTTGCCGGTCCGCCTACCCTTCCGATGACGGACTTCAGCGCGACCCTGCGGGTGACCCCGGTGGTCGACGGTGACCGGGCCTTTATCGAATGGTGGGCAGTGTTCGATTGCGACGCGGACCGCCGCGTCGAGCTGGTGCAGAAGCTGACCGGCTGGTTCGAGACCTGGCTCGAATCGCTCCGGGATGAGATGGCTCTGAGGCTGGTTCCGGCCGAAACATAA
- a CDS encoding 2-hydroxychromene-2-carboxylate isomerase, whose product MSQNPQFLFDFGSPNAFLSHEAIPAIEQRTGVKFEYVPILLGGIFKATNNKSPAETLAGVKNKPEFMKIETERFLKRFNVRPYVWNPFFPVNTLNLMRAAVAAQFEGVFEKYIEAAFHHMWVEPKKMDDPEVAGKAIAASGLDAAKLFARAQDADVKAKLIANTQAAVERGAFGSPTFFVGNEIFFGKEQLREVEELVSGK is encoded by the coding sequence GTGAGCCAGAATCCGCAATTCCTGTTCGATTTCGGCAGCCCCAACGCCTTCCTCAGCCACGAGGCGATCCCGGCGATCGAGCAACGCACCGGCGTCAAGTTCGAATATGTCCCGATCCTGCTCGGCGGCATCTTCAAGGCCACCAACAACAAGTCGCCGGCCGAGACGCTGGCGGGCGTCAAGAACAAGCCCGAGTTCATGAAGATCGAGACCGAGCGCTTCCTCAAGCGCTTCAACGTCAGGCCCTACGTCTGGAACCCGTTCTTCCCGGTCAATACGCTGAACCTGATGCGCGCGGCGGTCGCCGCCCAGTTCGAAGGCGTGTTCGAGAAATACATCGAGGCGGCTTTCCACCACATGTGGGTCGAGCCGAAGAAGATGGATGATCCCGAAGTAGCCGGCAAAGCCATCGCCGCCTCCGGCCTCGACGCCGCCAAACTGTTCGCCCGCGCCCAGGACGCCGACGTGAAAGCCAAGCTGATCGCGAACACCCAGGCCGCCGTGGAGCGCGGCGCATTCGGCTCGCCGACCTTCTTCGTCGGCAACGAGATCTTCTTCGGCAAGGAGCAGCTGCGCGAAGTCGAGGAACTGGTGTCGGGAAAGTGA
- a CDS encoding GIY-YIG nuclease family protein: MKTEDRKLAIADYKKRAAVAGVFAIRCRATGEVWVGQALDLEKIQNRIWFTLRMGSHGNAELQRAWSAHGADNLSLETLERIEDEELAYVRDTLLKERVQHWRAQLNASAV, from the coding sequence ATGAAGACCGAAGACCGCAAGCTGGCCATTGCCGACTACAAGAAGCGCGCTGCTGTGGCCGGCGTGTTCGCGATCCGCTGCCGCGCGACCGGGGAGGTCTGGGTCGGGCAGGCGCTCGATCTGGAGAAAATCCAGAACCGCATCTGGTTCACGCTGCGGATGGGCAGCCATGGCAATGCCGAGCTGCAGCGCGCCTGGTCGGCGCATGGCGCGGACAATCTCTCGCTCGAAACGCTGGAGCGGATCGAGGACGAGGAGCTTGCCTATGTCCGCGATACGCTGCTCAAGGAGCGCGTGCAGCATTGGCGCGCGCAGCTCAACGCGTCGGCCGTCTAG
- a CDS encoding DUF2239 family protein — protein MNPAYVAFEGEHRIGAGDLPEVARAAKQLLDRRKDAAVLVFNGRTSALVDIDFRGSVDDVLARLPKLAPPRDEEPATPTAPRGPGRPKLGVVAREITLLPRHWDWLAQQKGGASVAIRKLIDEARRASGDKDRTRRAQDAAYRFMTTMAGNRPNYEDAIRALFAHDRRRFATLIADWPADIRDHAIRLAYSDQAD, from the coding sequence ATGAATCCTGCCTATGTCGCCTTCGAAGGCGAGCATCGCATCGGAGCCGGTGACCTCCCGGAGGTTGCACGCGCCGCCAAGCAGCTGCTTGACCGGCGCAAGGATGCCGCGGTCCTGGTGTTCAACGGCCGCACCTCGGCGCTGGTCGATATCGATTTCCGCGGCTCGGTCGACGACGTGCTGGCGCGGCTGCCGAAGCTCGCGCCTCCGCGCGACGAGGAACCGGCAACGCCAACCGCGCCGCGCGGTCCGGGACGGCCGAAGCTTGGCGTCGTCGCGCGCGAGATCACGCTCTTGCCGCGTCATTGGGACTGGCTCGCCCAGCAGAAGGGCGGCGCATCGGTTGCGATCCGCAAGCTGATCGACGAGGCGCGGCGCGCGAGCGGCGACAAGGACCGCACGCGCCGCGCCCAGGATGCCGCCTATCGCTTCATGACAACGATGGCCGGCAACCGGCCAAACTACGAGGACGCGATCCGTGCCCTGTTCGCGCATGACCGGCGGCGCTTTGCAACCCTGATCGCGGACTGGCCGGCCGATATCCGAGATCACGCGATCCGGCTCGCCTATAGCGATCAGGCGGACTGA
- a CDS encoding SDR family oxidoreductase: MTSLKGKTLFISGASRGIGLAIALRAARDGANVAIAAKTAEPHPKLKGTIYTAADEVRAAGGKALPVICDIRDEAQVMAAIEATVAEFGGIDVCVNNASAISLTNSQATDMKRYDLMMGINTRGTFMVSKYCIPHLKKAENPHILMLSPPLDMKTKWFEHSTAYTMAKFGMSMCVLGLAGEQKSAGIAVNALWPRTTIATAAVGNLLGGDAMMRASRTPEIMGDAAYAIVTRPSREFTGNFCIDDKVLYANGVRDFERYRVDPSVPLMSDFFVPDDDVPPPGVTVQPLPSAGGAQTSR; encoded by the coding sequence ATGACATCGCTCAAAGGCAAGACGCTGTTCATCTCGGGTGCGAGCCGCGGCATCGGGCTTGCGATCGCGCTGCGCGCCGCGCGTGACGGCGCCAATGTCGCGATCGCGGCGAAGACCGCCGAGCCGCATCCGAAGCTGAAGGGCACGATCTACACCGCCGCCGACGAGGTCCGCGCCGCCGGCGGCAAGGCGCTGCCGGTGATCTGCGACATCAGGGACGAGGCGCAGGTGATGGCGGCGATCGAAGCCACCGTCGCCGAATTCGGCGGCATCGACGTCTGCGTCAACAATGCCAGCGCCATCAGCCTGACCAATTCGCAGGCAACCGACATGAAGCGCTACGATCTGATGATGGGGATCAACACCCGCGGCACCTTCATGGTGTCGAAATACTGCATCCCGCATTTGAAGAAGGCGGAGAATCCGCACATCCTGATGCTGTCGCCACCGCTCGACATGAAGACCAAGTGGTTCGAGCATTCGACCGCTTATACGATGGCGAAGTTCGGCATGAGCATGTGCGTGCTCGGACTGGCCGGTGAGCAAAAATCCGCCGGCATTGCGGTCAACGCATTGTGGCCGCGCACCACGATCGCAACCGCCGCGGTCGGCAATCTGCTCGGCGGCGATGCCATGATGCGCGCCAGCCGCACGCCGGAGATCATGGGCGATGCGGCCTATGCGATCGTCACGCGGCCATCGCGCGAGTTCACCGGCAATTTCTGCATCGACGACAAGGTGCTCTACGCCAACGGCGTGCGCGACTTCGAGCGCTATCGCGTCGATCCCTCGGTGCCGTTGATGTCGGATTTCTTCGTGCCCGACGACGACGTGCCGCCGCCCGGCGTCACCGTGCAGCCGTTGCCGTCGGCGGGCGGTGCGCAGACGTCGCGTTAA
- the panE gene encoding 2-dehydropantoate 2-reductase codes for MRVLVVGAGAIGGYFGGRMLQAGRDVTFLVRPRRASELASAGLVIKSPNGDVTLNNPPTVQADKLSDKFDVVLLSCKAFDLEDAIKSFAPGVGDKTAIIPLLNGMLHLDALDKKFGAQHVLGGLCAIAATLNEKREVVQLQPMQSLGFGERAGGLSDRVRAIAETFSAINGAAASEHVMQDMWEKWVFLASLAASTSLMRTSVGNILAAPGGQDFLLGILDECSAIAADAGHAPGGPFFQRTRGLLTTEGSPMTASMFRDIKAGLPVEADHVIGDLIVRADAAKIPVPKLRTAYTHLKAYEKQRVG; via the coding sequence ATGCGTGTTCTCGTGGTCGGCGCCGGTGCGATCGGCGGTTATTTCGGCGGCCGGATGCTTCAGGCCGGCCGCGACGTCACATTTCTCGTCCGGCCCCGCCGCGCCTCCGAGCTCGCCTCCGCCGGGCTCGTGATCAAGAGCCCGAACGGCGATGTCACCTTGAACAATCCGCCGACCGTGCAGGCCGACAAGCTCTCGGACAAATTCGACGTCGTGCTCTTGAGCTGCAAGGCGTTCGATCTCGAGGATGCGATCAAGTCGTTTGCGCCTGGTGTCGGCGACAAGACCGCAATCATCCCGCTGCTTAACGGCATGCTGCATCTCGATGCGCTCGACAAGAAATTCGGCGCTCAGCATGTGCTCGGCGGTCTCTGCGCGATCGCGGCGACGCTGAACGAGAAGCGCGAAGTGGTGCAGCTGCAGCCGATGCAGTCGCTCGGCTTCGGCGAACGCGCCGGCGGCCTGTCGGACCGGGTGCGCGCGATCGCCGAGACCTTCTCCGCGATCAACGGTGCGGCCGCCAGCGAGCACGTGATGCAGGATATGTGGGAGAAGTGGGTGTTCCTGGCGTCGCTCGCCGCTTCCACCAGCCTGATGCGGACCTCGGTCGGCAACATCCTGGCCGCGCCCGGCGGCCAGGATTTCCTGCTCGGCATCCTCGACGAATGCAGCGCGATCGCGGCCGATGCCGGCCACGCGCCGGGCGGCCCGTTCTTCCAGCGCACCCGCGGGCTCTTGACCACCGAAGGCTCGCCGATGACCGCATCGATGTTCCGCGACATCAAGGCGGGGCTGCCGGTCGAAGCCGATCACGTGATCGGCGACCTGATCGTCCGCGCCGATGCCGCCAAGATCCCCGTGCCGAAGCTGCGCACGGCCTATACGCATCTCAAGGCGTATGAGAAGCAGCGGGTTGGCTAG
- a CDS encoding c-type cytochrome — protein sequence MRLLSFGMLFASAIAMTSLAQAADVAAGKAKAEICAGCHGDNGISQTENIPSLAGQLDQFIQWQLVFFRAGARKNEQMQPIVEQLNNDDIRNLGAYFASLTPFKGGKDDNPELSEKGKQAAAGRRCASCHTDTFVGTKAVARIAGQREEYLVKALHDYKSGVRSGGAQAAMADVAYPLSDEEITALAHYLAHL from the coding sequence ATGCGCCTTTTGTCATTCGGAATGCTGTTCGCGTCAGCGATCGCGATGACTTCCCTTGCCCAGGCCGCCGACGTCGCCGCCGGCAAGGCGAAGGCCGAAATCTGCGCCGGGTGTCATGGCGACAACGGCATCTCGCAGACCGAGAATATTCCCTCGCTGGCCGGCCAGCTCGACCAGTTCATTCAATGGCAGCTGGTGTTCTTCCGCGCCGGTGCGCGCAAGAACGAGCAGATGCAGCCGATCGTCGAGCAGCTCAACAATGACGACATCCGCAATCTCGGCGCCTATTTCGCCTCGCTGACGCCGTTCAAGGGCGGCAAGGACGACAATCCGGAATTGTCCGAAAAGGGCAAACAGGCCGCGGCCGGCCGCCGCTGCGCCTCATGCCACACCGATACCTTTGTCGGTACCAAGGCGGTCGCGCGCATCGCCGGCCAGCGCGAGGAATATCTCGTCAAGGCGCTGCATGACTACAAATCGGGCGTACGCTCCGGCGGAGCGCAGGCGGCGATGGCCGATGTGGCGTATCCGCTGAGCGACGAGGAGATCACCGCGCTCGCGCATTATCTGGCGCATTTGTGA
- a CDS encoding glutathione S-transferase family protein, giving the protein MLTVHHLNNSRSQRVLWLLEELGVPYEIVRYQRQPDMRAPKELRAIHPLGKSPVVTDNGNTIAESGAILEYIIATYGNGRLIPQADTPERLRYTYWLHYAEGSAMTPLLLKLLFTLMPKRAPALLRPLVRKVSNQALSTLVNPQLKQHMAYWEGELGKSEWFAGNEFSGADIQMSFPLEAAAARGGLADGHPKCVAFLERIHARPAYARALEKGGPYEVGR; this is encoded by the coding sequence ATGCTGACGGTTCATCATCTCAACAATTCCCGCTCGCAGCGCGTGCTGTGGCTGCTCGAGGAATTAGGCGTGCCCTACGAGATCGTGCGCTACCAGCGGCAGCCCGACATGCGGGCGCCGAAGGAGCTGCGCGCGATCCATCCGCTCGGCAAGTCGCCTGTCGTCACCGACAATGGCAACACGATCGCGGAATCCGGCGCGATCCTCGAATACATCATCGCGACCTACGGCAACGGCCGCCTGATCCCGCAGGCCGATACGCCGGAGCGGCTGCGCTACACCTATTGGCTGCACTATGCCGAAGGCTCGGCGATGACGCCGCTGCTCTTGAAGCTGCTGTTCACGCTGATGCCGAAGCGCGCGCCGGCGCTGCTGCGGCCGCTGGTGCGCAAGGTGTCGAATCAGGCGCTTTCCACGCTGGTCAATCCGCAGCTCAAGCAGCACATGGCCTATTGGGAAGGCGAGCTCGGCAAGAGCGAGTGGTTCGCCGGCAACGAATTCTCCGGCGCCGACATCCAGATGAGCTTTCCACTGGAGGCGGCCGCTGCGCGTGGCGGGCTCGCGGACGGCCACCCGAAATGTGTTGCCTTCCTCGAGCGCATCCACGCGCGCCCGGCCTACGCGCGGGCGCTCGAGAAGGGCGGGCCGTACGAGGTTGGCCGCTAG
- a CDS encoding DUF2865 domain-containing protein, producing MNAAADVGTCEAVCPAAEVKLHSGSDIDSAGTEAGETDKTRANAFRFQREIVPQCACSAGASTGLSPIAIEDDMMLRTGDIIAADDGFRIAAISSGQKRSVLFRPLSKAEAQALGLSRLSSR from the coding sequence GTGAATGCGGCGGCGGATGTCGGGACCTGCGAGGCGGTCTGCCCCGCCGCCGAGGTGAAGCTGCATTCCGGCTCCGATATCGACAGCGCCGGAACCGAAGCGGGCGAGACCGACAAGACGCGCGCAAATGCATTCCGATTCCAGCGCGAGATCGTGCCGCAATGCGCGTGCAGCGCCGGCGCGTCCACCGGACTGTCACCGATTGCGATCGAGGACGACATGATGCTGCGGACCGGCGACATCATCGCCGCCGATGACGGCTTCAGGATCGCAGCAATCTCCAGCGGGCAGAAACGCAGCGTGTTGTTCAGGCCGCTGTCGAAAGCCGAGGCGCAGGCGCTTGGCCTTTCGCGCCTCTCGTCGCGATAG
- a CDS encoding LON peptidase substrate-binding domain-containing protein, with translation MPINAEYRGPGELPEVIPVFPLPGALLLPRGQMPLNIFEPRYLAMIDDALRDGHRLIGMIQPDVAHSQKEAKPALFRVGCVGRITQLAESGDGRYILELTGVARFKVVEELTVQTPYRQCKVDFFSFAGDFTARKGEDAVDRKALLEVLADFLEANNLKVDWEGIESAPNEALVNALAMMSPYGPAEKQAMLEAPDLKTRAEILIAVTEMDLAKKRTSGDPPVQ, from the coding sequence ATGCCGATCAATGCCGAATATCGCGGGCCCGGCGAGCTCCCCGAGGTGATCCCGGTGTTCCCGCTGCCGGGCGCGCTGCTGTTGCCGCGCGGCCAGATGCCGCTCAACATCTTCGAGCCGCGTTATCTCGCGATGATCGACGACGCGCTGCGCGACGGTCACCGCCTGATCGGCATGATCCAGCCCGACGTGGCGCATTCGCAGAAGGAGGCGAAGCCGGCGCTGTTCCGCGTCGGCTGCGTCGGCCGCATCACCCAGCTCGCCGAATCCGGGGACGGCCGCTACATCCTCGAACTGACCGGCGTCGCGCGCTTCAAGGTGGTCGAGGAGCTGACAGTGCAGACGCCGTACCGGCAGTGCAAGGTCGACTTCTTCTCCTTCGCCGGCGACTTCACCGCGCGCAAGGGCGAGGACGCCGTCGATCGCAAGGCGCTGCTCGAGGTGCTGGCGGATTTCCTGGAAGCCAACAATCTGAAGGTCGACTGGGAAGGCATCGAATCCGCGCCGAACGAGGCGCTGGTCAATGCGCTGGCGATGATGTCGCCCTATGGTCCGGCCGAGAAGCAGGCGATGCTCGAGGCGCCCGACCTGAAGACCCGCGCCGAGATCCTGATCGCCGTCACCGAGATGGACCTCGCCAAGAAGCGCACCTCCGGCGACCCGCCGGTGCAATGA
- a CDS encoding MATE family efflux transporter, with product MSNPPSLRKAFLSFLAPMLLSNVLQSLFGTINGIYLGQMIGVDALAAASVFFPVMFFFISFVIGLSAGASVMIGQAWGAGEPDRVKAVAGTTMTVTLLLALAIAISGGLFARPLLIALATPPDVLDAAVSYARIMMITMPVTFAFLLLAAMMRGVGDTVTPLVALTVSTVVGLVVTPALIRGWLGLPMLGVASAAVASAISGVVTLLWLHIHMLRRKHPLAFDAAFLRAMRPNGALLRIVLRLGIPTAIGMVVVSLAELVLLGLVNGFGSEATAAYGAVNQVIGYVQFPAISIAISVSIFGAQAIGRGDSDRVGAIVRTGIEMNLALTGGLVVLGYLFARPLMGFFIVDGAVLALAQQLLYIVLWSMVLFGMATVFSGAMRAGGTVWMPLFISILAMTLVEVPVAILLSRAVGISGIWIAYPATFATMFVLQMAYYALVWRKQTIKRLI from the coding sequence GTGTCCAATCCTCCCTCCTTACGCAAAGCCTTCCTGTCGTTCCTGGCGCCGATGCTGCTGAGCAATGTACTGCAGTCGCTGTTCGGCACCATCAATGGCATCTATCTCGGCCAGATGATCGGCGTCGACGCGCTCGCCGCTGCGTCGGTGTTCTTTCCGGTGATGTTCTTCTTCATCTCCTTCGTGATCGGCCTGAGCGCGGGCGCCTCGGTCATGATCGGCCAGGCCTGGGGCGCCGGCGAGCCCGACCGCGTCAAGGCGGTTGCCGGCACGACCATGACCGTGACGCTGCTGCTGGCGCTCGCGATTGCGATATCAGGCGGCCTGTTCGCCCGCCCGCTCTTGATCGCGCTCGCCACGCCACCAGACGTCCTCGACGCCGCGGTGTCCTATGCCCGGATCATGATGATCACGATGCCGGTAACCTTCGCATTCCTACTGCTCGCCGCGATGATGCGCGGCGTCGGCGACACCGTGACGCCGCTGGTGGCGCTGACGGTCTCGACCGTCGTCGGCCTCGTGGTGACGCCCGCATTGATCCGCGGCTGGCTCGGCCTGCCGATGCTGGGCGTGGCCAGTGCCGCCGTTGCTTCCGCGATCTCGGGCGTGGTGACGCTGCTGTGGCTGCATATCCACATGCTGCGGCGCAAGCATCCGCTGGCCTTCGACGCCGCGTTCCTGCGCGCGATGCGGCCGAACGGCGCCCTTCTGCGCATCGTGCTGCGGCTCGGCATTCCGACCGCGATCGGCATGGTGGTGGTCTCGCTCGCCGAACTGGTGCTGCTCGGCCTCGTCAACGGGTTCGGCTCGGAGGCCACCGCCGCCTATGGCGCGGTCAACCAGGTGATCGGCTATGTGCAGTTTCCGGCGATCTCGATCGCCATATCCGTGTCGATCTTCGGCGCACAGGCGATCGGCCGCGGCGATTCCGACCGGGTCGGCGCCATCGTCCGGACCGGGATCGAGATGAACCTCGCACTGACCGGCGGACTGGTGGTGCTCGGCTATCTCTTTGCGCGGCCGCTGATGGGTTTCTTCATCGTCGACGGCGCCGTGCTCGCGCTGGCGCAGCAGCTTCTTTACATCGTGCTGTGGAGCATGGTGCTGTTCGGCATGGCGACGGTGTTCTCGGGCGCGATGCGTGCCGGCGGCACGGTGTGGATGCCGCTGTTCATCTCGATCCTGGCCATGACGCTGGTCGAGGTGCCGGTCGCGATCCTGCTCAGCCGGGCGGTCGGCATCAGCGGCATCTGGATCGCCTATCCCGCCACCTTCGCAACCATGTTCGTGCTGCAGATGGCCTATTACGCCCTGGTATGGCGCAAGCAGACCATCAAGCGGCTGATTTGA
- a CDS encoding DUF1330 domain-containing protein gives MDTTCHLEPTWNAGRDFAQREITGELVMLNLLRFRDIADYSQSPELAPPHPVTGAEAYDRYVAHTLSHLRKSGGDILFMGEGGSFLIGPEGERWDRAMLIRQKGRGAFLAFAVAEAYLAGIGHRTAALADSRLLPLVELPR, from the coding sequence ATGGACACCACCTGCCATCTGGAGCCGACGTGGAATGCCGGGCGCGACTTTGCCCAGCGCGAGATCACCGGCGAGCTGGTGATGCTCAACCTGCTGCGCTTCCGCGACATCGCCGACTATTCGCAAAGCCCGGAGCTGGCCCCGCCGCACCCGGTCACGGGTGCGGAAGCCTACGACCGCTATGTCGCGCACACGCTGTCGCATCTGCGGAAGAGCGGCGGCGACATCCTGTTCATGGGTGAAGGCGGCTCGTTCCTGATCGGGCCCGAGGGCGAGCGCTGGGATCGCGCGATGCTGATCCGGCAGAAGGGCCGCGGCGCGTTCCTCGCCTTCGCGGTGGCGGAAGCCTACCTCGCCGGCATCGGACACCGCACGGCGGCGCTGGCCGATTCACGGCTGCTGCCGCTGGTCGAGTTGCCGCGATGA